The genomic window CCAACAGGATTAAAAgaaatgtgtattattttatCCTTTGATTCATTGTCAtattggttgtttgtttgcttgactgcttgtttgtttgtttgtttgtttcattatgTTAATTCGTTGTTTGGGGTAAATAAAAaattctcagattttttgttcatgatttttttttctgttcagcTTGTTCAGTCGTGCAAACTGCGCGACCTTTTTGCCAACTGTCGGTATAGGCTTCTTTGCAAAGTGTTCCTTCTCCTGAATTAACCCCAGTCTTTTTGGAGCGCAAATATATTATAAGGGTGCCACAAGAACGGGAGTTTCCCAATATTGTATTTTTAGTAAGTTGAGAACGTCATTGCACTGAGCATAGGTCCCTGCACTGAGTAACATTTTATGTGATTATTTGCCCACAAAAAGCAAGGTTTTGAGTTGCCCGATTTCTACACAATGCATGTTGAACCCAACGAAAACACACTACTCTAAATTTAGGAGGAAAAATTTGACGTTGTCGGAGAACAATGTTTGTGCTTGTGTGACAAAGGGATTATGCTCATTAGctttgtatgcctttttttttttaaagcgatACAAACAAGTTTGGATGTTAATTGCAGGATTTATCTCAATTCCAACAGGATTAAAAGAAATGTGTATTTTATAATTTAATTATTTGTCATATcggttgtttgttttcttgtttgattgacggcttgtttgtttgtttgtttgtttgttttcattatgtCAATTCGTTGTTGGGGTAAATCCTACTCCTTAAGAAAGTCCAACAGTTGTTAGGGCGGTCTATCAGGCGGCATCAGGTTGACAGTATAAGTAAATAATTACTTTATAATCCGCAGCATATCAATGCCAACAGCTGCTTTTATCTCATGGTAATTTAGTGTACTGCTTGTTCACTCGTGCAAATGGCGCGACCTTTTTGCCAACTGTCAGTATAGGCTTCTTTGCAACGTGTTCCTTCTCCTGAATTAACCCCAGTCTTTTTAGAGCGCAAATAATTATAAGGGTGCCACAAGAACGAGAGTTTTCCAATATTGTATTGAGTAAGTTGAGAACATCATTGCACAGAGTAACATTTTATGTGTTTATTTGCCCCCAAAAGCAAGGTTATGAGTTGCCCGTTTTCTACACAATGCAAGGTTTTTTATAACCAAACCAAAACACACTGCTCCAAATTGAGGAGGACAAATTTGATGTTGTCGGAGAATGATGTTTGTGCTTGTGGTGACAAAGGGATTATGCTCATTAACTTCGCTTTGAAGTCCACGTTGAATACTGCAGCTGTTCGTAACAATCTCTTGACTGCCATAGCTGAACAGGGAATATACCTTTCATCGATGGAAGAAATGATGGTAGTGGCCGAAGATTGAAGGTGTAAagatgttaagtcctttgtactggaaacttgcattctcccagtaaggtcatatattgtacaacgttgcaagcccctggagcaattttttgattagtgcttttgtgaacaagaaacaattaacaagtggctctatcccatctcccccctttccccgtcgcgatataaccttgaacggttgaaaacgacgttaaacaccaaataaagaaagaaagaaagaaggtgTAAAGTCAACAATTTTAACAGCAACCTGTGCACAAATAATTGCTTGTGTTTAAAACTTTTCAGCATATTTGGAGGTAACGCTGACAACAGTACGGAAGGTCCATTGGGAATTTTCTTTTAATCCCATATTTTTGCACAATTACGGATTCTGAAAACATTACAGTGGACGGGCAAAAAGACATTCTGTATGTAATCGCACTCGGATAATTTGACGATATAGTGGAATTTTCTTTCACTTTGACCTCTTTATTTcagtttggttgtttgtttgcttaacgcccagccgaccacgaagggccatattagggcggtgctgctttgacatagaacgtgcaccacacacaagacagaagtcgcagcacaggcttcatatctcacccagtcacattattctgacaccggaccaaccagtcctagcactaaccccataatgccagacgccaggcggagcagccactagattgccaattttaaagtcttaggtatgacccggccggggttcgaacccacgacctcccgatcacggggcggacgccttaccactaggccaaccgtgccggttttattTCAGTTGAGATAATTATCTTGCATACTACTGTTCCTACTGTGCATACTCAATCCACTGGCAATCGACTCAATTCAATGATTTTACAAGGCCGCTTCTTGAGATCTAACTtgagacaaaaaaaaaatttaaaaaggaaAATCTGACACACCTTATATTAATATCAGAGCATGTATACTATATAAGAGAAGACAATTATTGGTAAAGACGTTCCGTTAACTAAACTAACCTTTCTAGTTTTTCCATTCATTGTTGCAGTGCGTTCCTTGTTCGGAAGCCACACGCGGCGATGGCCGTTGATGGTAGTACTGGCGTTGGCAACGTTGATGCTGTTTTACACCTCACGGTTTTTCTCGTCCAGCACGCTCACTTTCAAACCTTTTCGTGCTGCACTGTCTTCGTCGTGGCTGAAAACAGTGATTTATGAGAGGTGATGGACATCAAActgaaaatgtgatgaatgtTAAACTGAAATAATGTCACACTGGGGGGGGATAtctggtggtagtggtggtgtgGGTGGTGAGGTTTAGGTagagatgatggtgatgatgatgacgtgGGACACTGAAATATCACTAGCAGTTGAATACAAACAGTAAAATCAAGGTATATATCCACAAAGATGTTGGCGCGTTCTTTCCTTCGTTTGtcaattcaaaacaaacattaacaagtcgcgtgaggctaaattactacatttagtcaagctgtggaactcacagaatgaaactgaacgcactgcattttttcacaatgaccgtactccgccgctcgtgcaaaacgcagtgaaactgacgagcctgtttagcgcggtagtggtttcgctgtgctgcatagcacgctttactgtacctctcttcgttttaactttctgagcgtgtttataatccaaacatatcatatctatatgtttttggaatcaggaaccgacatggAATAAGATGAGATGAAATGGTTTTTAAATCGAaattgaaaatttaattttgatcataagttttatatttttaattttcagagcttgattttaatccaaacataacatatttatatgtttttggaatcaggaaatgatgaagaataagatgaacgtaaatttggatcgttttatataaaaaaataaatataattttcggatttttaatgaccaaagtcattgattaatttttaagccaccaaactgaaatgcaataccgaagtccggccttcgtcgaagattgctttacaaaaatttcaatcaatttgattgaaaaatgagggtgtgacagtgccgcctcaacttttacaaaaagccggatatgacgtcatcaaagacatttatcgaaaaaatgaaaaaaatgtctgggtatatcatacccaggaactcgcacgtaaaattttataaagatcggtccagtagtttactctgaatcgctctacacacacacacagacagacagacagacagacagacacacagacagacacacacacacacacacaaacacacacacacacacacacatacaccacgaccctcgtctcgattccccctctatgttaaaacatttagtcaaaacttgactagatgtaatgtagccgtgtggcgatttcatgtactgttgtccctctcttttactccctgtctattatcttcccctgacccaagttgtgtctcccgctaggattattgtgtgttgtagctaattgtaggtgtgtatggaggctggtttcttattggttgattgtttgaacggGTGCGCGGGTGAGTCAGAATAATAGTGTGGGCTAGAAGAGTACCCGGTGTGATTTCGAAGTGTGAAGacgtgccagtgtgtgtatcttggattgtgatgttttagttgtagatgaacgatgtttgtgtttctgtaataatcaatgcaagtagtgtagtttgggccattataactgtattttggcgaaggagtgattcgaggattgtttagagagactttgtgtgtgtgttcagttgaacaAACGTTTTAGAGCTGGGTTTATATCAGCGAGGTGACTTTCGACCGGGATCGTAATTCAAGTTCCGACGAGTTGTGTGCGGCTGTATATTGAGGAAGGAACTACAATGCTTTCTGGTGTCagctttctggtgtacgttaaataaaagtcacgttagcgcaacctctgtcttggcgtctcatttatgcttcctggcctattttcccccttccactccaccctatcacagtAAAAACGAGACTTACAGAGAATTTCTCAAAAATGATCAGCATTCAGCCGCCGGCTCATGCTGTGCTCATTTCTCATATTTCCTGGACATTGTCTGTTATCAtgtgctaacagtcagcatattagaaataactttTATGATTGTGTAAGCTGAGAATATAGTCTTCTTTCATTACATACCAGAAACATCTCTGTGCTGTTACTGTTTTACAGTTACTACAGTACATACTAGTTTTCATTAATTATTGTACAACCTGTATGTCTGCAATCACGCTTTGTCTCCTTCGTGTTTCAGTGTCGTCAGTGAGTATGACGTAGGCGAAGTGTCACGATGGTACAGAAGTAGCCAGTGCAGCGGACTGCAGAACGTCTTTGTCGGAGATCAGCCACTCTACCCACCATGTCAGCCAGATACCCCACCAGGCATACCCACCTTGGGTAGATACCCGTTTGTGGTGAGctgcaattgtgtgtgtgtgtgtgtgtgtgtgtgtgtgtgtgtgtgtgtgtgtgtgtgtgtgtgtttgtatgggtgGATGGGAGGACGGTTGGGTGTGTTTGTCATATAACAGAGGACGGCGTGAGAAGATAACCAGCACTTTGTCCACTGACAGTATCCAAGTACGATGCTCACAGCATTCTGCAGACGTCTTAGAAACAAGACTGCAAATAATACAATATACTTCTTCTcagtcgttcgctcagacaacTCCGTATTCCGGTATCTACTGGCATTATATTGGTTCAGGGCGCACGTTACCAACCGGGTTGTAGCCAGCCcaggtgttggattggttgaaactgagatttgttgtgatttcaatgaatcagatttgttctctcccgttttggatggcacccactttcgcgtCGTGCACCGCAGCCCAGGTGGCTCCACAAAGGTCCGTGTGTCAGCAGGCCAGCGCTggtgtgcacgagaaagttaccagcTGGGTGGGAGCCTAACACGTGATCGGATTGCTTGAACTTGAGGTTTGTACATGTTTATCATTTCAACCAGTCCGACTCCGCGGCTGGCTCCAACCggggttggtaactttctcgtgcacaccAGCCCTGGTCTGCTGACACGCTGAGATCTTTGGAGAGTCACCTGCGTGCTGCTGCAGTCATCAGGGTAACCGCTTGCTCGTGAACACCATCCCTGGTCTGCTGACACGCTGAGATCTTTGGAGAGTCACCAGCGTGCCGCTGCAGTCATCAGGGTAACCGCTTGCTCGTGAACACCATCCCTGGTCTGCTGACACGCTGAGATCTTTGGAGAGTCACCTGCGTGCTGCTGCAGTCATCAGGGTAACGTAACCGCTTGCTCGTGCAATTTAGCACTGGCCACTGCTCGTAAGTTTCGGCGTGTCGATTCACAGTGATCGTCTTTTATACAGGGTCCGTTCCCATACGTGAAGAAGAGCAAGAACCCGTGCTGGCGGCAGGGCGGCAAGCTGACGTGCGTTCCTTACTTCTTTCTGGTGGGGGTGAGCAAGAGTGGCACCACGGACCTCATCAGCAGAATCAACAAGCACCCTGACGTCATCAGCACTGTCAAAGAGCCGCACTGGTTTGACAGGATGCGCTACCACACCACTTCCTATCATTTCGGTGAGCTTGCAGCACTCCAAAGTCACAGTCTTTCTCGCGTCAACAGTTAGGTTGGGCCTAACTATCTCACATCTCATGTACTACAGTGTCGGTGAGCTCGCACTCTTAAGACACAGTTCTTCCTGTGTCAACATTTAGGTTAACTATCTCACGCCCTACAGTGTCGGTGAGCTCGCACTCTTAAGACACAGACCTTCCTCTGTCAACATTTAGGTTAACTATCTCACATCTCACGCCCTACAGTGTCGGTGAGCTCGCACTCTTAAGACACAGACCTTCCTCTGTCAACAGTTAGGTTAACTATCTCACGCCCTACAGTGCCGGTGAGCTCGCACTCTTAAGACACAGACCTTCCTGTGTCAACATTTAGGTTAACTATCTCACATCTCACGCCCTACAGTGTCGGTGAGCTCGCACTCTTAAGACACAGACCTTCCTGTGTCAACAGTTAGGTTAACTATCTCACGCCCTTCAGTGTCGGTGAGGTCGCACTCTTAAGACACAGACCTTCCTGTGTCAACAGTTATGTTAACCATCTCACGCCCTACAGTGTCGGTGAGGTCGCACTCTTAAGACACAGACCTTCCTGTGTCAACAGTTAGGTTAACTATCTCACATCTCACGCCCTACAGTGTCGGTGAGGTCGCATTCTTAAGACACAGACCTTCCTGTGTCAACAGTTAGGTTAACTATCTCACATCTCACGCCCTACAGTGTCGGTGAGCTCGCACTCTTAAGACACAGACCTTCCTGTGTCAACAGTTAGGTTAACTATCTCACGCCCTACAGTGTCGGTAAGCTCGCACTCTTAAGACACAGACCTTCCTGTGTCAACAGTTAGGTTAACTATCTCACATCTCACGCCCTACAGTGTCGGTGAGCTCGCACTCTTAAGACACAGTTCTTCCTGTGTCAACATTTAGGTTAACTATCTCACATCTCACGCCCTACAGTGTCGGTGAGCTCGCACTCTTAAGACACAGTTCTTCCTGTGTCAACATTTAGGTTAACTATCTCACATCTCACGCCCTACAGTGTCGGTGAGCTCGCACTCTTAAGACACAGTTCTTCCTGTGTCAACAGTTAGGTTAACTATCTCACATCTCACGCCCTACAGTGTCGGTGAGGTCGCACTCTTAAGACACAGACCTTCCTTTGTCAACAGTTAGGTTAACTATCTCACATCTCACGCCCTACAGTGTCGGTAAGCTCGCACTCTTAAGACACAGTTCTTCCTGTGTCAACAGTTAGGTTAACTATCTCACGCCCTACAGTGTCGGTAAGCTCGCACTCTTAAGACACAGACCTTCCTGTGTCAACAGTTAGGTTAACTATCTCACATCTCACGCCCTACAGTGTCGGTGAGCTCGCACTCTTAAGACACAGACCTTCCTCTGTCAACAGTTAGGTTAACTATCTCACATCTCACGCCCTACAGTGTCGGTGAGCTCGCACTCTTAAGACACAGACCTTCCTGTGTCAACATTTAGGTTAACTATCTCACATCTCACGCCCTACAGTGTCGGTGAGCTCGCACTCTTAAGACACAGACCTTCCTGTGTCAACATTTAGGTTAACTATCTCACATCTCACGCCCTACAGTGTCGGTGAGCTCGCACTCCTAAGACACATACCTTCCTGTGTCAACAGTTAGGTTAACTATCTCACATCTCACGCCCTACAGTGTCGGTGAGCTCGCACTCTTAAGACACAGACCTTCCTCTGTCAACATTTAGGTTAACTATCTCACATCTCACGCCCTACAGTGTCGGTAAGCTCGCACTCTTAAGACACAGACCTTCCTGTGTCAACATTTAGGTTAACTATCTCACATCTCACGCCCTACAGTGTCGGTAAGCTCGCACTCTTAAGACACAGACCTTCCTGTGTCAACAGTTAGGTTAACTATCTCACGCCCTACAGTGTCGGTAAGCTCGCACTCTAAAGACAGACCTTTAAGCTTCAAGGCCAACATCTTTACCACAAGGCCATTTCTTCTATTATTCTTTGATGATGTGGTGTTTCTGAACAAACTGGGAGCGGAAACTTACAATCTGTGTGTGGTTCAGGTGCACCTTCGCCCCAGGACTTCGGAGTCTACACTGGACACTACACTAAAGTGTCGGCCGCAGTTGaaaaagacatacacacatctgGAGAGAGCGTCAAGATATGCGGTAATACAATAGAGATAGGCTGTACCTTCATTGTGCCTTAAATAGTTAAGCATGCCCTGTaagcatacaaaaaaaaatgacagttggACAGAGTCGAGATGTGCGATAAAGGTATTCTTCTAAGAGACTGAATAAGATGTACTTTTATAATTATGAGCTTATCGTAAgaatgtgtttgtctgtgagcAAGTGTTTATAAGCAAACGTCTGATGACGAAGCAGCTGGTATTGGTTAATTGGGTCTATGAATGATGCTCGACACGTGCTTTGGTCAGATTTTCTTTCTGTCATGTTTGCCGACTGTAGACTTTGTGAGTTTGTGAAAGTGTTGCTTTCTACGTGACACTGTTCTCTCACAGGTGACGCAAGCCCAAGCCAGTTCTATGACAACAATGAATGGCCTCTCTACTCAGGGAACGAAGGTTGCACTGAACCACGAATTATTCTGGCCAATCATTTACATCATCTGAATCCTGACGTCAAGATTATTCTTATAATACGACATCCTGTGGAGAGGTAAGGCTGCGCACACTGACGAAAACACTACTGTTTTATTGAACTCCTCAATAAATTGATACCCGTATGCAGGTATAGGCTGCGACGCCAAATATAAGCCGGTAGGGCCAACATGAATTTGTGTG from Littorina saxatilis isolate snail1 linkage group LG4, US_GU_Lsax_2.0, whole genome shotgun sequence includes these protein-coding regions:
- the LOC138964907 gene encoding uncharacterized protein; this translates as MGIYSSVYFLYFIDHRCCRKLVGLGFVVGVLQCKWEQSPLINNVDQMRSLFGSHTRRWPLMVVLALATLMLFYTSRFFSSSTLTFKPFRAALSSSWLKTVIYESVVSEYDVGEVSRWYRSSQCSGLQNVFVGDQPLYPPCQPDTPPGIPTLGRYPFVGPFPYVKKSKNPCWRQGGKLTCVPYFFLVGVSKSGTTDLISRINKHPDVISTVKEPHWFDRMRYHTTSYHFGAPSPQDFGVYTGHYTKVSAAVEKDIHTSGESVKICGDASPSQFYDNNEWPLYSGNEGCTEPRIILANHLHHLNPDVKIILIIRHPVERLYSRYLFDNQPPRLRRDPPSPEKFHNYVIDGLRKYRDCFNRWSAASLCL